A single window of Pseudarthrobacter psychrotolerans DNA harbors:
- a CDS encoding LysR family transcriptional regulator, which yields MVNPVHLKTLLEVTRLGSFAAAAARLGYTASAVSQQMSALERETGVVLFQRSARSVVPTEAAVVMTRHAAKVLTDIEALMAAASKNHSSTSQELRLGIFPSLATYVLPHILKNPAWKDLGIDLRVSVAEPAQTIQGLRTGGELDVALVFQVGQSGLAWPHTINRQWIGDDNFRVVLPAGWGFRTDAKVAADHLSELPWIMHHPGSPDAVVIERLFASCNLHPRVVAHSDDFHASLEMAAAGLGAALVPELALRNRPAGVVVLDVPEIRLARNVFALLINEKKTARVQLFVDLLAETLAGLGAAGN from the coding sequence TTGGTAAATCCCGTTCATCTGAAGACACTCCTCGAAGTTACCCGGCTGGGATCGTTCGCGGCCGCAGCGGCACGCCTGGGATACACGGCGTCGGCAGTCTCGCAACAGATGTCCGCCCTGGAACGCGAGACGGGCGTGGTCCTGTTCCAGCGTTCGGCCCGCAGCGTAGTCCCCACGGAAGCTGCGGTGGTGATGACCCGGCACGCCGCCAAAGTCCTGACGGACATCGAAGCCCTCATGGCGGCAGCTTCCAAGAACCACAGCAGCACCAGCCAGGAGCTGAGGCTGGGAATCTTCCCCAGCCTGGCCACGTACGTCCTCCCGCACATCCTGAAGAATCCGGCGTGGAAAGACCTGGGCATCGACCTCAGAGTGTCCGTGGCCGAGCCGGCCCAGACCATTCAAGGGCTGCGCACCGGCGGAGAGCTGGATGTGGCGCTTGTCTTCCAGGTGGGCCAGTCCGGGCTCGCCTGGCCGCACACCATCAACCGGCAGTGGATCGGCGATGACAACTTCCGCGTGGTCCTGCCCGCGGGGTGGGGATTCCGCACGGACGCCAAGGTGGCGGCGGACCATCTGTCCGAGCTGCCCTGGATCATGCACCACCCCGGGAGCCCCGATGCAGTGGTGATCGAGCGTCTCTTTGCCAGCTGCAACCTGCATCCGCGCGTGGTGGCCCACAGCGACGATTTCCATGCCAGCCTTGAAATGGCGGCCGCCGGACTGGGCGCCGCGCTGGTGCCCGAGCTGGCATTGCGGAACCGGCCGGCCGGTGTTGTGGTGCTGGACGTTCCCGAGATCCGGCTGGCACGGAACGTGTTTGCCCTGCTCATCAACGAGAAGAAGACCGCCCGGGTGCAGCTGTTTGTGGACCTGCTTGCTGAAACGCTGGCTGGCCTGGGGGCTGCAGGGAATTAG
- a CDS encoding DUF2004 domain-containing protein, with amino-acid sequence MNRVASQHFGEIELNHGRDHNIAAKHELGGQLLELDLNINAHDHFDEAAMHKVDYRLRFLPELVDEVRQMIADELEQEGTSPQEYLHFHCSALKDEQLQKVFGVEERGQLTNDVFLKALKLGHVGIFPGQPERYFVMDFTLGSHFTDEVLVVAADEDGVVDDEILWES; translated from the coding sequence ATGAACAGGGTAGCGAGCCAGCACTTTGGAGAAATCGAGCTCAACCACGGCAGGGATCACAACATCGCCGCGAAACACGAGCTGGGTGGCCAGTTGCTGGAACTCGACCTGAACATCAACGCTCACGACCACTTTGACGAAGCGGCGATGCACAAGGTGGACTACCGGCTGCGGTTCCTCCCCGAGCTCGTGGACGAGGTGCGGCAAATGATCGCCGACGAACTGGAGCAGGAAGGCACCAGCCCGCAGGAGTACCTCCACTTCCACTGCAGCGCCCTCAAGGACGAGCAGCTCCAGAAAGTCTTCGGCGTGGAGGAACGTGGCCAGCTCACTAACGACGTCTTCCTGAAAGCCCTCAAACTCGGCCATGTGGGAATTTTCCCCGGCCAGCCTGAGCGCTACTTCGTGATGGACTTCACCCTGGGCTCACACTTCACGGACGAGGTGCTGGTGGTAGCCGCCGACGAAGACGGCGTGGTGGACGACGAAATCCTCTGGGAATCCTGA